AACGCCAAACCGAGAATATAAGTTCCGAGAAGATTTCCCCTTTCCCGCGGAAGGGAGATTTTATGTTCTCTCTCAAGAAATGGGACCTTTACGATCTCCATTACGAATATTCCGAAAAGGATTATGAATATTCCGGCTATTCTGAGCAAAAAAGTCTTGTTGCCGGAGATCATCCCCCCAAGCTGGGAAGAGAATGCGCCCAGGGAGATAAAGACAGTTGAGAATCCCAGGATGAAGACAAGACTTGGTACGATCACCCTTGAGAATTTGGGCAGGTTTCGAGTGTCTGAGAGATCTTCGTATGAAAGATGCGTTACTACCGATAGGTAACCCGGCATAAGCGGAAGAATGCAAGGAGAAAGAAACGCGATCACCCCGGCGAAAAAAGAAGCAACTATTCCCACATCCAGAATTTCGGGATTCATACCGGTTTTCTCTCCTCGTTTTTCTCAGTACGGTTTTTTTGGCCTTTCAAAAGAATTTGCTCCAGTCTGCGCGCGAGTTTCATATCCCTTGTCATTATATCCTTTATGCTTATATCTTTTTCCTCGTCAATATCCGAAAGTTCTCTCATGACGGCGTGGCGCAGACCGCTTCCCCTAATCCGTCTTTCGGTCTCCTTAAATACGCGGGAAGTGCTCCATTGGATATCCTGAAAAACCGCGTCCGTTTTCCTGCATAGCCCGAGGAGATAGTATCCCCCGTCGGTTGCCGGACCCAGGACCGCCTCAAATTTCTCTCCCGAAAGCAACGAGAACGCTCTTTGCAGGTCTTCTTCGGTCATCATCACGCAGTCTGTGCCTATGATGACGACATTTCTGAATCCCAGTGAAAAACATTTTTCAAACGCACGGGACATTCTCTGTCCGAGAGAACCTGTCCCCTGCGCGAAAAAAAAACCTTCTTTGTCTCCCAGCCACTCAAAAACCTCTTTTTTTCTTTCTCTTGGAGTATAGAAGAAGAAAGCCGTCCAGTTCTTTGAACCCGAGAAGGAGTCGGCGACGAAACTTGCCGTTTCACGATAGAGTTCCATGGCCCTCTGCTTCCCTATGTCTTTTCCCAGGCGCGTCTTTACTTTTTCTGTTTCCGGATACTTAAGAAAAACGATCAGGGCGTTATCGTTTTTTTGCGACATTCCGCAAAGCCTCGGAATCAGGATGCCGTCTGGCCGCCGCAGCTGCTTCCGGCCCCCGCGGTGCATCCGAAACAGTGAACGCCGAACCTTATCTTTCTGTTGATCACCTGGCGAAGGTCGAAGTTGAATATGGTCAGCTCCCCGTTCCCGTTTCGGCACTGCATCTCAAGCATCTGG
The nucleotide sequence above comes from Candidatus Dadabacteria bacterium. Encoded proteins:
- a CDS encoding TIGR04282 family arsenosugar biosynthesis glycosyltransferase; amino-acid sequence: MSQKNDNALIVFLKYPETEKVKTRLGKDIGKQRAMELYRETASFVADSFSGSKNWTAFFFYTPRERKKEVFEWLGDKEGFFFAQGTGSLGQRMSRAFEKCFSLGFRNVVIIGTDCVMMTEEDLQRAFSLLSGEKFEAVLGPATDGGYYLLGLCRKTDAVFQDIQWSTSRVFKETERRIRGSGLRHAVMRELSDIDEEKDISIKDIMTRDMKLARRLEQILLKGQKNRTEKNEERKPV
- a CDS encoding cytochrome c biogenesis protein CcdA, which gives rise to MNPEILDVGIVASFFAGVIAFLSPCILPLMPGYLSVVTHLSYEDLSDTRNLPKFSRVIVPSLVFILGFSTVFISLGAFSSQLGGMISGNKTFLLRIAGIFIILFGIFVMEIVKVPFLEREHKISLPRERGNLLGTYILGLAFGFGWTPCVGPILGSILLYASTVEGTLNAVGLLAVYSLGIGIPFMLVGLAFNSAMISFSGVRRYYPYYKYAIGSGLVIIGIMMFSNEIHYLNIYGQKILDAVGIDFWKRF